One Caretta caretta isolate rCarCar2 chromosome 6, rCarCar1.hap1, whole genome shotgun sequence genomic region harbors:
- the LOC125638315 gene encoding olfactory receptor 5W2-like — protein MEEGNHSEVTEFILSGLTDRPELQVPLFAVFLLIYGITLMGNGGMILLITIDPQLHTPMYFFLRNLSFCDLCLSSVISPKMLLNFLAKRKSISYTACSVQMYLSIIFADVECLLLAVMAYDRYVAICNPLLYTVTMSRQLCKQLVAGVYTVGVVDSMIITCCIFRLSFCSSNIINNFFCDILPLLALSCSDTHINEIVIFASMSCIQVISFVTVLLSYVYIISTILQIREGRHKPFSTCTFHLTSVVLYFGTLFFMYLRPTSSYSMDTDKVTSVFYMLLIPMLNPLIYSLRNTEVKDALRKAMNKLLTNF, from the coding sequence atggaagagggaaATCACTCAGAGGTGACTGAGTTCATTCTCTCAGGACTGACAGATCGTCCGGAGCTGCAGGTTCCCCTGTTTGCAGTGTTCCTACTGATTTATGGTATCACCctgatggggaatggggggatgaTCTTGTTAATCACGATTGATCCCCaactccacacccccatgtactttttcctcaggaatttgtctttctgtgacctctgccttTCCTCGGTAATTTCCCCTAAGATGCTGCTGAATTTCTTAGCCAAGAGGAAAAGTATTTCTTACACTGCCTGCTCTGTGCAAATGTATCTCTCTATCATTTTTGCAGATGTTGAGtgcctcttgctggctgtgatggcgtatgaccgttatgtggccatctgtaacccGCTGCTCTATACAGTCACCATGTCCAGGCAGCTTTGTaaacagctggtggctggggtgtaCACTGTAGGGGTGGTGGATTCAATGATAATCACGTGTTGTATATTTCgactgtcattctgcagctccaacatcatcaataatttcttctgtgacatccTCCCACTGCTGGCGCTCTCCTGTTCTGACACCCACATCAATGAGATTGTGATCTTTGCTTCCATGAGCTGCATTCAAGTGATCAGCTTTGTGACTGTCCTCCTCTCCTATGTCTATatcatctccaccatcctgcagatcCGTGAGGGCCGGCACAAACCCTTCTCCACTTGCACTTTCCACTTGACGTCTGTGGTCCTGTATTTTGGCACCCTCTTCTTCATGTATTTACGTCCCACCTCCAGctattccatggacacagacaaaGTGACCTCAGTGTTTTACATGCTATTGATCCCCATGTTGaatcccctcatctacagcctgaggaataCGGAGGTGAAGGATGCCCTGAGGAAAGCAATGAATAAACTCCTAACCAATTTTTGA